In Opitutus sp., one genomic interval encodes:
- the hisH gene encoding imidazole glycerol phosphate synthase subunit HisH, whose protein sequence is MSIIAVIDNGLCNLGSVTKAFEVVGATVKVVRTPAEVAACGADGLVLPGVGALTDCVASLKASGLADTVREWIAADRPFLGVCLGMQALFEYSEEGDTAGLGIFPGKVVRLRLPAEYKIPHMGWNTVRFVQQGTPLQAGLNDDGESFYFVHSFHCVPADPKLVLAECDYGAGFTAAIARGRCFATQFHPEKSQAKGLQIYRNFAALAGAAR, encoded by the coding sequence ATGTCTATCATCGCCGTCATTGATAACGGTCTTTGCAACCTCGGCAGCGTCACCAAGGCCTTTGAGGTCGTCGGTGCCACGGTAAAAGTCGTGCGTACGCCGGCGGAGGTCGCTGCTTGCGGCGCCGATGGCTTGGTATTGCCGGGTGTGGGAGCCCTCACTGACTGCGTCGCTTCACTCAAGGCCAGCGGGCTAGCCGACACCGTGCGCGAATGGATCGCCGCCGATCGGCCGTTCCTGGGGGTTTGCTTGGGGATGCAGGCGCTCTTCGAGTATTCGGAAGAAGGCGACACGGCTGGGCTCGGCATTTTCCCAGGTAAAGTGGTGCGCTTACGCCTCCCGGCCGAGTATAAGATTCCGCACATGGGTTGGAATACGGTGCGTTTCGTGCAGCAGGGAACGCCATTGCAGGCCGGGTTGAATGATGACGGCGAGTCCTTCTATTTCGTGCACAGTTTTCACTGCGTGCCGGCCGATCCGAAGCTGGTGCTTGCCGAATGCGACTACGGCGCGGGATTCACTGCGGCGATCGCCCGCGGACGTTGTTTTGCCACGCAGTTTCACCCGGAAAAAAGTCAGGCCAAGGGACTTCAGATTTATCGCAACTTCGCCGCTCTGGCCGGTGCTGCTCGCTAG
- a CDS encoding alpha-E domain-containing protein translates to MLSRVANLVYWMARYLERAENTARIVDVNAQLVLDLQSRQAADDPKSWEPLVYVTGDEDKFFELYGDAVTERAVIEFMLFDKRNPSSLISCIAFARENARCIRDQLSGDVWETLNTFYLKLKSDDFGRYAQLGSAEYLNRVKTQIQLLFGVADSMIPRTNLWWFFQLGRHLERADNTSRILDVKYYMLLPDVHTVGSALDMVQWASVLRSCSAFEAFRRSRRGQLNLERVVDYLLRDAVFPRSILFSIAEAEQSLAQITAEGSQLDDSPPSRLLRSLRVELEQIDVTMVIADGLHEFLDDVQMKISEIHSAIQETFVDYPTSGAQVVA, encoded by the coding sequence ATGCTTTCCCGCGTTGCAAATCTCGTTTACTGGATGGCCCGCTACCTTGAGCGCGCCGAAAACACCGCTCGCATCGTTGATGTGAACGCCCAGCTCGTGCTCGACCTCCAGTCGCGCCAGGCCGCCGATGACCCCAAGTCCTGGGAGCCGTTGGTCTACGTCACCGGCGATGAGGACAAGTTCTTTGAACTCTACGGTGACGCCGTGACCGAGCGTGCTGTCATCGAGTTCATGCTCTTCGACAAGCGCAATCCCAGCTCGTTGATCTCCTGCATCGCCTTCGCCCGCGAAAACGCGCGCTGCATCCGCGACCAGCTTTCCGGCGACGTTTGGGAGACGCTCAACACCTTTTACCTCAAACTCAAAAGCGACGACTTCGGTCGCTACGCTCAACTGGGCTCCGCCGAGTACCTGAATCGGGTTAAAACCCAGATCCAACTCCTCTTCGGCGTGGCCGACTCGATGATCCCCCGCACCAACCTGTGGTGGTTCTTCCAACTCGGCCGGCACCTCGAACGCGCCGACAATACCTCGCGCATCCTCGATGTTAAATACTACATGCTGCTGCCCGACGTGCACACGGTAGGCTCGGCTCTCGACATGGTTCAGTGGGCCTCGGTGCTGCGCTCGTGCTCCGCCTTTGAGGCTTTCCGCCGCTCCCGCCGCGGCCAGCTCAACCTGGAACGCGTAGTCGACTATCTGCTACGTGACGCGGTTTTCCCCCGCAGCATCTTGTTTTCCATTGCCGAAGCCGAGCAATCCCTCGCCCAGATCACCGCAGAAGGCAGCCAACTGGACGACTCACCTCCCTCCCGACTACTCCGCTCGCTACGTGTCGAGCTCGAGCAAATCGATGTCACCATGGTCATAGCCGACGGCCTACATGAGTTCCTCGATGACGTGCAAATGAAGATCTCCGAAATCCACTCCGCGATCCAGGAGACCTTCGTCGATTACCCCACCAGTGGTGCGCAGGTGGTAGCCTGA
- a CDS encoding four helix bundle protein — translation MKANPALTTSFDLEERTAAFGEKVTEFCRLIPLGPTASPLITQFVKSGTSMGANYCEADEAESKPDFRHKIAICRKEAKETKETKYWCRMMATACPTQTESLRGIWQEAHELHLIFCKIIRTTDANLQSERLLKKRL, via the coding sequence ATGAAGGCGAATCCAGCACTCACCACTTCTTTTGACTTGGAAGAACGTACAGCTGCCTTCGGCGAAAAAGTCACCGAATTTTGCCGGTTGATCCCCCTTGGCCCCACTGCTTCGCCGCTGATCACTCAATTCGTAAAGTCGGGCACCAGTATGGGTGCCAACTACTGCGAAGCCGATGAGGCTGAATCGAAGCCAGATTTCAGACACAAAATCGCGATCTGCCGCAAAGAAGCCAAAGAAACCAAAGAAACCAAATACTGGTGTCGCATGATGGCGACCGCCTGCCCGACGCAAACCGAAAGCCTGCGTGGCATTTGGCAAGAAGCCCACGAGCTTCACCTCATTTTCTGTAAAATAATTCGCACCACCGACGCCAACCTACAAAGCGAACGGTTACTTAAAAAACGCCTTTAA
- a CDS encoding circularly permuted type 2 ATP-grasp protein, which yields MADLFAQYEHGKFYDEMFASPGQTHPHYQRLQERFSQMANMAELMDRQRTADQTFIDRGVTFTVYSDNAGTEKIFPFDLLPRIIPAHEWAHLERGLIQRMQALNLFLADIYGAQRILTEGIMPREMVETSKNFRKELVGCKIARDLYVHINGSDMIRDEAGLYSVLEDNLRTPSGVSYVLENRQVMKRVFPNLLRDYRVRPVENYTNDLLNLLVHLAPEHVPEPTVVLLTPGVFNSAYFEHSFLARQMGIEIVEGNDLVVVDDKVYMRRTHGLSPVHVIYRRIDDDFLDPTVFRKDSLLGVPGLFEAYRKGNVALCNPIGTGVADDKAVYYYVPQMIKFYLGEDPILPNIETFLSGNEKELGYILANLPKLVVKSVNEAGGYGMLVGPHSTQTQIEEFRAKIIAHPRNFIAQPTIGLSRCPSVCEGGTIEGRHIDFRPYILNGETIKIMPGGLTRVALRKGSLVVNSSQGGGSKDTWVLSDDNASTPVPAPEKIIV from the coding sequence ATGGCTGATCTTTTCGCTCAATACGAACACGGTAAATTTTACGACGAGATGTTTGCCTCCCCTGGGCAAACCCACCCGCACTACCAGCGGCTGCAGGAAAGATTCAGCCAGATGGCGAATATGGCGGAGCTGATGGATCGCCAGCGTACCGCCGACCAGACGTTCATCGACCGCGGCGTCACCTTCACGGTCTATTCCGACAACGCTGGCACGGAGAAAATTTTCCCCTTCGACCTGCTCCCGCGCATCATCCCCGCCCACGAATGGGCCCACCTGGAGCGCGGCCTGATCCAGCGCATGCAGGCGCTCAACCTGTTCCTCGCCGACATCTACGGCGCGCAGCGCATCCTCACCGAGGGCATTATGCCGCGCGAGATGGTCGAGACCTCGAAAAACTTCCGCAAGGAACTGGTTGGCTGCAAAATCGCCCGCGACCTTTACGTCCACATTAACGGCTCGGACATGATCCGCGACGAAGCCGGTTTGTACTCGGTTCTTGAGGACAACCTGCGCACGCCCTCGGGCGTGAGCTATGTGCTCGAAAACCGCCAGGTGATGAAGCGGGTGTTCCCCAATCTGCTGCGCGACTACCGCGTGCGCCCGGTGGAAAACTACACCAACGACCTGCTCAACCTGCTTGTCCACCTGGCCCCGGAGCACGTGCCCGAGCCCACGGTGGTGTTGCTCACCCCCGGCGTTTTTAACTCCGCCTATTTCGAGCACAGCTTCCTCGCCCGCCAGATGGGCATCGAAATCGTCGAAGGCAATGACCTGGTGGTGGTAGACGACAAGGTGTACATGCGCCGCACCCACGGGCTGTCGCCCGTGCACGTCATTTACCGCCGTATCGACGACGATTTCCTCGACCCCACCGTGTTCCGCAAGGACTCGCTGCTCGGCGTGCCGGGGTTGTTCGAAGCCTATCGCAAAGGCAACGTCGCCCTCTGTAACCCCATCGGCACCGGGGTGGCCGACGACAAGGCCGTGTATTACTACGTGCCGCAGATGATCAAATTTTACCTCGGCGAGGACCCCATCCTGCCGAACATCGAGACCTTTCTCTCCGGCAACGAAAAGGAGCTCGGCTACATCCTCGCCAATTTACCCAAGCTCGTGGTCAAGAGCGTCAACGAAGCCGGTGGCTACGGCATGTTGGTCGGCCCTCACAGCACGCAGACGCAAATCGAGGAGTTTAGAGCCAAGATCATCGCCCATCCGCGCAACTTCATCGCGCAGCCGACCATCGGATTGTCGCGCTGCCCCAGTGTGTGCGAAGGCGGCACCATCGAAGGCCGGCACATCGATTTCCGGCCCTACATTCTCAACGGCGAGACGATCAAGATCATGCCCGGCGGCCTCACCCGCGTGGCGCTGCGCAAAGGCAGCTTGGTGGTCAATTCATCCCAAGGCGGCGGCTCGAAGGACACCTGGGTGCTCAGCGACGACAACGCTTCCACGCCCGTGCCCGCTCCCGAAAAAATCATCGTGTAA
- the hisC gene encoding histidinol-phosphate transaminase, whose amino-acid sequence MSDLASLVLPHIQKLHAYTPGLQPTESGWVKLNTNECPYPPSPRVAAAVREELADDGERLRLYPNPKATPLRQLVAKINGHGLREDNVLIGNGSDDVLNLLVRVFGGPAAATGFMLPSYSLYPVLVAINDGATTVIEFDRSMKLPVDKIAASGARAFFLTSPNAPTGVAFTNAELAAVLDKFPGVLVVDEAYAPFAEENAVPLLARYPNLVITRTLSKAHALAGIRVGYALASTAIIELLDRVRDSYNVNRLSQAAALAALSDGGYYDAIIGKIIQTRDFWLGEWAGKFGWFIYPTQTNFIFAEPKNSRGETGPAIAKSLYDFLLSRKILVRAFPSHALTAPFLRISVGSDDEMFAVNTAFEAWLAT is encoded by the coding sequence ATGTCTGACCTCGCCTCCCTCGTCCTCCCGCACATCCAGAAACTGCACGCCTACACTCCCGGCCTGCAACCGACCGAGTCGGGCTGGGTGAAGCTTAACACCAACGAGTGCCCGTATCCGCCCAGCCCGCGTGTGGCCGCTGCGGTTCGCGAGGAGCTGGCCGACGATGGAGAGCGCCTGCGCCTTTACCCCAACCCCAAAGCCACTCCGCTGCGCCAACTCGTTGCCAAGATCAACGGCCACGGCCTGCGCGAGGACAATGTGCTCATCGGCAACGGCTCTGACGACGTACTCAATCTGCTCGTACGCGTCTTCGGCGGGCCCGCCGCGGCCACCGGCTTCATGCTGCCGAGCTACTCGCTCTATCCGGTGCTCGTTGCCATTAATGACGGCGCGACCACCGTGATCGAATTCGACCGGTCGATGAAACTGCCGGTGGACAAAATCGCCGCTTCCGGCGCTCGGGCATTTTTCCTGACCTCGCCCAACGCGCCCACCGGCGTCGCATTCACCAACGCCGAACTCGCCGCCGTTTTGGATAAATTCCCCGGTGTCTTGGTCGTCGACGAGGCATACGCCCCGTTCGCCGAAGAAAACGCCGTGCCGCTGCTCGCGCGTTATCCCAACCTCGTCATCACCCGCACGCTCTCCAAGGCCCACGCGCTTGCCGGAATCCGCGTCGGCTACGCGCTCGCCAGCACCGCCATCATCGAGCTGCTCGACCGCGTGCGCGACAGCTACAACGTCAACCGCCTCTCCCAGGCTGCCGCGCTCGCCGCGCTGAGTGACGGCGGTTATTACGACGCAATCATCGGGAAAATTATTCAGACGCGCGATTTCTGGCTGGGTGAGTGGGCGGGGAAGTTCGGCTGGTTTATCTATCCTACGCAGACCAACTTCATTTTCGCCGAGCCGAAAAACTCCCGTGGTGAGACCGGGCCTGCGATCGCGAAGTCACTCTACGACTTTCTGCTTTCCCGTAAAATCCTCGTTCGCGCCTTTCCCAGCCACGCCTTGACCGCGCCATTCCTGCGCATCAGCGTCGGCAGCGACGACGAAATGTTCGCCGTTAACACCGCATTTGAAGCATGGCTCGCAACGTAA
- a CDS encoding citrate synthase: MSNIATLKLDDKELNLPIFVGSEGEKALDISKLRAETGYITYDDGFGNTGSCTSKITYIDGEAGILRYRGYPIEQLAEKSNFVETAYLVTQGELPTSDQRAKFSRMLTQHAPLREGMVRFIQSFPRDAHPMAVLSASINALGAYYPHLASNNHQRDLEHFDEAAAIAISKVRTIAAHTFRVSNGLPLNYPRPTLGYCENFLHLMFSEPYNEFVPTPEVASALNLFLLLHADHEQNCSTSTVRMVASAGANLFASVSAGVNALWGPLHGGANMAVLEMLQNIHNDGDDGTKFIAAAKSGKGDRLMGFGHRVYRNHDPRAKIIKGSFYKALASLNIKDDPLLDIAMRLEECALNDEYFIARKLYPNVDFYSGLIMRALGIPLNMFTVMFAIGRMPGWIAQWREVAANPKLKIYRPRQIYVGAPQRNFTPINLR; the protein is encoded by the coding sequence ATGTCGAATATTGCTACCCTGAAGCTGGATGACAAAGAGTTGAATTTGCCGATCTTCGTCGGTTCCGAAGGTGAGAAAGCACTGGATATTTCCAAGCTGCGGGCTGAGACGGGTTACATCACCTATGATGATGGATTCGGCAACACGGGTTCATGCACCAGTAAAATCACCTACATCGATGGTGAAGCAGGTATTCTCCGCTACCGCGGTTACCCGATCGAGCAACTGGCCGAAAAGTCCAATTTTGTGGAGACGGCTTACCTCGTTACCCAAGGCGAGCTGCCGACCAGTGATCAGCGCGCTAAGTTTTCACGTATGCTGACTCAGCACGCGCCACTGCGCGAGGGCATGGTTCGCTTTATTCAGAGCTTTCCGCGTGATGCGCATCCGATGGCAGTTCTTTCGGCTTCGATCAACGCGCTGGGCGCTTATTACCCGCACCTAGCCAGCAACAATCACCAGCGTGATTTGGAGCATTTCGATGAAGCGGCTGCCATCGCCATTTCCAAGGTGCGCACCATCGCTGCGCACACCTTCCGCGTGAGCAACGGTCTGCCGCTTAACTATCCGCGTCCCACGTTGGGCTACTGTGAGAACTTCCTGCATTTGATGTTCTCCGAACCGTATAACGAGTTCGTGCCGACCCCGGAGGTCGCCTCGGCATTAAATCTGTTCCTGCTGCTGCATGCTGACCACGAGCAGAACTGCTCCACCTCGACCGTACGCATGGTCGCTTCGGCTGGCGCCAACCTGTTCGCCTCGGTTTCCGCCGGCGTTAACGCGCTTTGGGGCCCGCTGCACGGTGGTGCCAACATGGCCGTTTTGGAAATGCTCCAGAACATCCACAACGACGGCGATGACGGCACCAAGTTCATTGCCGCCGCCAAGTCCGGTAAGGGCGACCGCCTGATGGGCTTCGGCCACCGCGTTTATCGTAACCACGACCCGCGCGCTAAGATCATCAAGGGTTCCTTCTACAAGGCGCTCGCCTCACTCAACATCAAGGATGACCCGTTGCTCGATATCGCGATGCGCCTCGAAGAGTGCGCGCTTAACGACGAGTATTTCATTGCGCGTAAACTCTATCCGAACGTCGATTTCTACTCGGGTTTGATCATGCGCGCCCTCGGAATTCCGTTGAACATGTTCACGGTGATGTTCGCGATCGGTCGTATGCCCGGCTGGATCGCCCAGTGGCGCGAAGTGGCCGCCAATCCAAAACTGAAGATCTATCGTCCACGCCAGATCTACGTCGGCGCACCGCAGCGTAATTTTACCCCGATCAATCTGCGTTAA
- the hisB gene encoding imidazoleglycerol-phosphate dehydratase HisB yields the protein MARNVTLSRKTAETDIALTLAVDGAGVSKIDTGVPFFDHMLTLFAKHGLFDLDVKCIGDVAVDYHHTVEDVGLVLGDAFKQALGDKLGIKRYGFFLLPMDESLARVAVDIGGRPHLVYQVEAPTQYVRDFNIILVKEFARAFSNALGCNLHITLEYGEEPHHVAEAIFKGLARAMDAATQIDPRTAGQLPSTKGKI from the coding sequence ATGGCTCGCAACGTAACTCTCTCCCGTAAGACCGCCGAAACTGACATCGCGCTCACCCTCGCCGTTGACGGCGCTGGTGTGTCCAAAATCGACACCGGCGTCCCGTTTTTCGACCACATGCTCACGCTGTTCGCAAAGCATGGCCTGTTCGACCTCGACGTGAAATGCATCGGCGACGTCGCCGTCGATTATCACCACACGGTCGAGGACGTCGGCCTCGTGCTCGGCGACGCCTTTAAGCAGGCGCTCGGCGACAAACTCGGCATCAAGCGTTACGGATTCTTCCTGTTGCCCATGGACGAGTCCCTGGCGCGCGTTGCGGTGGATATCGGCGGCCGCCCGCACTTGGTTTACCAGGTTGAGGCGCCGACGCAGTATGTGCGCGATTTCAACATCATCCTCGTGAAGGAATTTGCCCGCGCGTTCAGCAACGCACTCGGTTGCAACTTGCACATCACGCTCGAATACGGCGAAGAGCCGCACCACGTCGCCGAGGCGATTTTCAAGGGCCTGGCCCGGGCGATGGACGCCGCTACGCAGATCGATCCGCGCACGGCTGGCCAGTTGCCTTCGACTAAGGGGAAAATCTAA